The following are encoded in a window of Sphaerisporangium siamense genomic DNA:
- a CDS encoding ABC transporter ATP-binding protein, with the protein MIEPVSPAEEPSAAGPVVRAVNLVKIYQTGGLPVPAVRGVDLRVDPGEFVAVMGPSGSGKSTLVHMLGGLDTRTSGEIWVDGERADTLTESGWAILRRRKIGFVFQFFNLVANMTVADNVELPALLGGSSPRHARERREYLLGELGLSGKADASPAQLSGGEQQRVALARALANQPRLLLADEPTGNLDSRNTRDVLRLLGEVHRQGQTIVMVTHDARVAALADRLVTLLDGQIADDGAITSPRRPKPRPDPDPGSGPGKVIELRG; encoded by the coding sequence GTGATCGAGCCCGTGAGCCCCGCGGAAGAGCCGAGTGCGGCCGGTCCTGTCGTCCGGGCCGTCAACCTGGTGAAGATCTACCAGACCGGTGGCCTGCCGGTGCCCGCCGTGCGCGGCGTGGACCTGCGGGTGGACCCCGGCGAGTTCGTCGCCGTCATGGGGCCGTCCGGGTCCGGCAAGTCCACGCTCGTCCACATGCTCGGCGGCCTCGACACCCGCACCAGCGGCGAGATCTGGGTGGACGGCGAGCGGGCCGACACCCTCACCGAGAGCGGCTGGGCGATCCTGCGCCGCCGCAAGATCGGCTTCGTGTTCCAGTTCTTCAACCTGGTCGCCAACATGACCGTCGCCGACAACGTCGAGCTGCCCGCGCTGCTCGGCGGCTCCTCGCCCCGGCACGCCCGCGAGCGCCGCGAGTACCTGCTCGGCGAGCTCGGCCTGTCCGGCAAGGCCGACGCCTCGCCCGCCCAGCTCTCCGGCGGCGAGCAGCAGCGCGTGGCGCTGGCCCGCGCCCTCGCCAACCAGCCCCGCCTGCTGCTGGCCGACGAGCCCACCGGCAACCTCGACAGCCGCAACACCCGCGACGTCCTCCGCCTGCTCGGCGAGGTGCACCGCCAGGGCCAGACCATCGTCATGGTCACCCACGACGCCCGCGTCGCCGCCCTCGCCGACCGCCTCGTCACCCTCCTGGACGGCCAGATCGCCGACGACGGCGCCATAACCTCACCCCGCCGCCCCAAGCCCCGCCCAGACCCCGACCCCGGCTCTGGCCCCGGCAAGGTCATAGAACTCCGGGGCTGA
- a CDS encoding ABC transporter substrate-binding protein, with protein MRVRTTAVVAGLMLAAAACGGGSDGTGAAPSASAGGGSAPAALPLQGVSIEVAAKWTGEEQENFQKVIDAFQAKTGAKVTYASTGEDTGAYLGPRIQGGNPPDVAILPQPGLVQQYADQKALKPLSTEVQKQIDQNYTPYWKELGSAGGQVYGVLVKAAHKSLVWYRQPAFDDAGAQPATTWDDLVGKTAQSLADSGTAPFALCGASGWTLTDLFENIYLSSAGPENYDKLSKHEIPWTDATVKTALEKMAQIFSKKDFMAGGASGALQTDFPTCVTQVYGEKKAAMVIEADFVAVSVAQSGAKVGEDAKIMPFPPAGSTPPVVLGGDVAVALKDGKGAMALLEYLASAEGGSVWAKQPGYLSPNRNVSPDNYPDALTKQLAQTIISAGEAVRYDMSDLAPSAFGGTDGKGEWKHLQDFVRNPSDVKGTQEKLEADAAKAWKK; from the coding sequence ATGCGTGTCAGAACGACTGCGGTGGTGGCCGGGCTCATGCTCGCGGCGGCCGCGTGTGGCGGCGGATCGGACGGCACCGGCGCGGCGCCGTCGGCGTCCGCGGGCGGCGGCAGCGCGCCGGCCGCCCTGCCGTTGCAGGGCGTCAGCATCGAGGTCGCGGCCAAGTGGACCGGCGAGGAGCAGGAGAACTTCCAGAAGGTGATCGACGCCTTCCAGGCCAAGACCGGCGCCAAGGTCACCTACGCCTCGACGGGGGAGGACACCGGCGCCTACCTCGGCCCGCGCATCCAGGGCGGCAACCCGCCGGACGTCGCGATCCTGCCGCAGCCGGGCCTCGTGCAGCAGTACGCCGACCAGAAGGCGCTCAAGCCGCTGTCCACCGAGGTCCAGAAGCAGATCGACCAGAACTACACCCCGTACTGGAAGGAGCTGGGCTCGGCCGGCGGCCAGGTGTACGGCGTGCTGGTGAAGGCCGCGCACAAGTCGCTGGTCTGGTACCGCCAGCCCGCCTTCGACGACGCGGGCGCCCAGCCGGCGACCACGTGGGACGACCTGGTCGGCAAGACAGCCCAGTCGCTCGCCGACTCCGGGACCGCCCCGTTCGCGCTCTGCGGCGCCTCGGGCTGGACGCTGACCGACCTGTTCGAGAACATCTACCTGTCCAGCGCGGGGCCGGAGAACTACGACAAGCTCTCCAAGCACGAGATCCCCTGGACCGACGCCACGGTGAAGACCGCGCTGGAGAAGATGGCCCAGATCTTCTCCAAGAAGGACTTCATGGCCGGCGGCGCCTCGGGCGCCCTGCAGACCGACTTCCCCACCTGTGTCACGCAGGTCTACGGCGAGAAGAAGGCCGCCATGGTGATCGAGGCGGACTTCGTCGCGGTCTCGGTCGCCCAGTCCGGCGCCAAGGTGGGCGAGGACGCCAAGATCATGCCGTTCCCGCCGGCGGGCTCCACGCCTCCGGTCGTGCTCGGCGGTGACGTCGCCGTCGCGCTCAAGGACGGCAAGGGCGCGATGGCCCTGCTGGAGTACCTGGCCTCGGCGGAGGGCGGCTCGGTCTGGGCCAAGCAGCCCGGCTACCTGTCCCCCAACCGCAACGTGTCCCCCGACAACTACCCCGACGCGCTGACCAAGCAGCTCGCGCAGACGATCATCTCCGCGGGCGAGGCGGTCCGGTATGACATGTCGGACCTGGCGCCCAGCGCCTTCGGCGGCACCGACGGCAAGGGCGAGTGGAAGCACCTCCAGGACTTCGTGCGCAACCCCTCCGACGTGAAGGGCACCCAGGAGAAGCTCGAGGCCGACGCCGCGAAGGCCTGGAAGAAGTAG
- a CDS encoding ABC transporter substrate-binding protein produces the protein MRPLAPLLLAALLLAGCVGGGEREGGRAGNTDGTGPITFATGRDTTAYLRPLIAEWNRRRPKEPVSLLELPEAADEQRAQMVANLQARSDRYDVLGLDVVWTAEFADAGWIVPLDRGTFPLDRFLRPVVDTAVYNDKLYAVPYTSNAGLLYYRKDILDREHLKPPKTWAELRDQAMRLGEKYGLDGYAGQFLPYEGLTVNFAEAVQSAGGEILSPDGARVTLDLGTARTGLDFLVGGLREGWIPQEALTYKEEEARLAFQEGRLLFARNWPHAYGPATRSAIAGKFGVTRLPGLDGPGSSSLGGLNLAISAYSRHQKSALDFIRYFTGLANERRVLTEGSFPPVWSELYDDPALIKRYPYLPVLKASIMSARPRPATSDYDQVSLAISSAVSDALDFRKPSDETVAALKQELGEIIRTP, from the coding sequence GTGCGGCCTCTCGCTCCCCTGCTGCTGGCGGCGCTACTGCTCGCCGGCTGCGTGGGGGGCGGCGAGCGCGAGGGGGGCCGGGCCGGGAACACGGACGGCACCGGGCCCATCACCTTCGCGACCGGCCGCGACACGACCGCCTACCTGCGGCCGCTGATCGCCGAGTGGAACCGCCGCCGCCCCAAGGAGCCGGTCAGCCTGCTCGAACTCCCGGAGGCGGCCGACGAGCAGCGCGCCCAGATGGTCGCCAACCTCCAGGCGAGGAGCGACCGCTACGACGTGCTCGGCCTGGACGTCGTGTGGACCGCCGAGTTCGCCGACGCCGGGTGGATCGTTCCCCTCGACCGCGGCACGTTCCCCCTCGACCGCTTCCTGCGGCCGGTGGTCGACACCGCCGTCTACAACGACAAGCTCTACGCGGTGCCCTACACCAGCAACGCGGGGCTGCTCTACTACCGCAAGGACATCCTGGACCGCGAACATCTCAAGCCGCCCAAGACCTGGGCCGAGCTGCGCGACCAGGCGATGCGCCTCGGCGAGAAGTACGGGCTGGACGGGTACGCGGGCCAGTTCCTGCCGTACGAGGGGCTGACCGTCAACTTCGCCGAGGCCGTGCAGTCGGCCGGCGGCGAGATCCTCAGCCCGGACGGCGCCCGGGTGACCCTGGACCTCGGCACCGCCAGGACCGGCCTGGACTTCCTGGTCGGGGGCCTGCGCGAGGGGTGGATCCCCCAGGAGGCGCTGACCTACAAGGAGGAGGAGGCACGCCTGGCGTTCCAGGAGGGCAGGCTGCTCTTCGCCCGCAACTGGCCGCACGCCTACGGGCCCGCCACGCGATCCGCCATCGCCGGGAAGTTCGGCGTGACGCGGCTGCCCGGCCTCGACGGGCCGGGGTCCAGCTCGCTCGGCGGCCTCAACCTGGCCATCAGCGCGTACTCCCGGCACCAGAAGTCGGCGCTGGACTTCATCCGGTACTTCACCGGGCTCGCGAACGAGCGCCGTGTGCTCACCGAAGGCTCCTTCCCCCCGGTGTGGTCGGAGCTGTACGACGACCCCGCGCTGATCAAGCGGTATCCATATCTGCCCGTGCTCAAGGCCAGCATCATGTCCGCGCGGCCGAGACCGGCGACCTCCGACTACGACCAGGTCAGCCTGGCCATATCGAGTGCCGTCTCCGACGCGCTCGACTTCCGCAAACCCAGCGACGAGACCGTCGCCGCGCTGAAGCAGGAGCTCGGCGAGATCATCCGCACCCCATAG
- a CDS encoding FtsX-like permease family protein, translated as MAGIVAALVTGATLLEDGTNPWRGLFTQGNGAHVWIHTKDAPDPAALKAIDGVTDVAGPYRSAPATLTQGGKKTPVALQEMSAVLPPVGRPVVREGRWLDPGAPAGVVVERSFALALGLRPGSPFPVVGLNGADHALTVTGLAESGDQGFYPEWTPGLAWTLPGTLDQVEPAEGRSETVTGLRLADPDASSLVVQRTTTVLAGQVQRATTWREVRASMELDNRLLGVLLGLFGVVGLVAAALAIANATGGRVLTQQRDIATLKSLGFTRRQVVRMLLAEHGALGLAGVALGVLCGRLITVSTQAAVVPLSSAPLVAITCGAALVVLVAVWLPAWRGGRTPPIPAAPASPPRGHLSRMARLALLVRLPPALVLGARDAFTRRLPALLTTFGLAIPMMMIAIGLGCWATLDAFEEHPERVGQAAALTVRPGGLSSEAADRLTSADPDVVASYPGTEVDALVPGQTRTVRTRALGMASEPYPFSVVEGRPFRARGEAVAGQGLLDLLNVRIGDRTRLTIGGTPLNVRIVGRVLEPEQDGEVLSVALDSLAPKDALPPQFYGVVLRPGADPAAVRARLQEQGLEVAQAVNPAARLAVIRVIIVALVAVLALLGLATMLTASAIGLRDHALDLAVLKAMGLTPRQVMATLVTGIGLPAVLGVAAGALAGAAVSPGLIDLQGVASGIGAGIGSPPSAVTLLVTALAAIGASLLVAVIPARGAARARVPVTPR; from the coding sequence GTGGCGGGGATCGTGGCGGCGCTGGTCACCGGGGCGACGCTGCTGGAGGACGGCACCAACCCGTGGCGTGGCCTGTTCACCCAGGGCAACGGCGCGCACGTCTGGATCCACACCAAGGACGCGCCCGACCCGGCCGCGCTCAAGGCGATCGACGGCGTGACCGACGTCGCCGGCCCCTACCGCAGCGCGCCCGCCACCCTGACCCAGGGCGGCAAGAAGACCCCCGTCGCGCTCCAGGAGATGTCCGCGGTGCTCCCGCCGGTGGGACGTCCGGTGGTCCGCGAGGGCCGCTGGCTGGACCCGGGCGCCCCGGCGGGCGTGGTCGTCGAGCGGTCGTTCGCGCTGGCGCTCGGCCTGCGCCCCGGCTCGCCGTTCCCCGTGGTCGGCCTGAACGGCGCCGACCACGCGCTCACGGTGACCGGCCTCGCCGAGAGCGGTGACCAGGGCTTCTACCCCGAGTGGACCCCGGGCCTGGCCTGGACGCTGCCCGGCACGCTCGACCAGGTGGAGCCCGCCGAGGGCCGCAGTGAGACCGTCACCGGCCTGCGGCTGGCCGACCCGGACGCCAGCTCCCTGGTCGTCCAGCGCACGACCACCGTCCTTGCGGGGCAGGTGCAGCGGGCGACGACCTGGCGCGAGGTGCGGGCGTCGATGGAGCTGGACAACCGGCTGCTCGGCGTGCTGCTCGGCCTGTTCGGCGTGGTGGGGCTGGTGGCGGCGGCGCTGGCCATCGCCAACGCGACGGGCGGCCGCGTGCTGACCCAGCAGCGCGACATCGCGACGCTGAAGTCGCTGGGCTTCACCCGGCGCCAGGTGGTCCGCATGCTCCTCGCCGAACACGGCGCGCTCGGGCTGGCCGGGGTGGCGCTCGGCGTGCTGTGCGGCCGGCTGATCACGGTGTCCACTCAGGCGGCGGTGGTCCCGCTCTCCTCCGCGCCGCTGGTGGCGATCACCTGCGGCGCGGCGCTGGTGGTGCTGGTCGCGGTGTGGCTGCCGGCCTGGCGCGGCGGCCGTACCCCGCCGATCCCCGCGGCCCCCGCGTCGCCGCCGCGCGGCCACCTGTCGCGCATGGCCCGCCTCGCCCTGCTGGTGCGCCTGCCGCCCGCGCTGGTGCTCGGCGCGAGGGACGCCTTCACGCGCAGGCTCCCTGCGCTGCTGACGACGTTCGGGCTGGCGATCCCCATGATGATGATCGCCATCGGCCTGGGCTGCTGGGCCACGCTGGACGCGTTCGAGGAGCATCCCGAGCGGGTGGGCCAGGCCGCCGCGCTGACCGTGCGGCCGGGCGGCCTGTCCTCCGAGGCCGCCGACCGCCTGACGTCGGCCGACCCGGACGTGGTCGCGTCCTACCCGGGGACGGAGGTCGACGCGCTCGTCCCGGGGCAGACGCGCACCGTGCGCACCCGCGCCCTCGGCATGGCGAGCGAGCCGTACCCGTTCTCGGTGGTCGAGGGCCGCCCGTTCCGGGCGCGCGGGGAGGCCGTGGCCGGGCAGGGCCTGCTCGACCTGCTCAACGTGCGCATCGGCGACCGGACGCGGCTGACGATCGGCGGCACTCCGCTGAACGTGCGGATCGTCGGGCGGGTGCTGGAGCCGGAGCAGGACGGCGAGGTGCTGTCGGTCGCGCTGGACAGCCTCGCCCCCAAGGACGCGCTGCCGCCGCAGTTCTACGGCGTGGTGCTGCGCCCAGGGGCCGACCCGGCGGCCGTCCGCGCCCGCCTCCAGGAGCAGGGGCTGGAGGTCGCCCAGGCCGTGAACCCGGCGGCCCGTCTCGCGGTGATCCGCGTGATCATCGTCGCGCTGGTGGCGGTGCTGGCGCTGCTCGGGCTGGCCACGATGCTCACGGCCAGCGCGATCGGGCTGCGCGACCACGCCCTCGACCTCGCGGTGCTCAAGGCGATGGGCCTGACCCCGCGCCAGGTGATGGCCACCCTCGTGACGGGGATCGGGCTGCCCGCGGTGCTCGGCGTCGCCGCGGGCGCGCTCGCCGGGGCCGCCGTGTCACCCGGCCTGATCGACCTGCAGGGCGTCGCCAGCGGCATCGGAGCCGGCATCGGAAGCCCGCCGAGCGCCGTGACGCTGCTGGTCACGGCGCTGGCGGCCATCGGCGCGTCCCTCCTGGTGGCGGTCATCCCCGCCCGCGGCGCCGCGCGCGCCCGCGTGCCGGTCACGCCGCGCTGA
- a CDS encoding uracil-DNA glycosylase: MTGRPLHEVVESGWATALEPVAERISALGDFLRQEIAEGRQYLPAGANVLRAFQQPFDQVRVLIVGQDPYPTPGHAIGLSFAVAPDVRPLPGSLVNIFKEYAADLGYPPPSNGDLTPWTDQGVLLLNRALTVAPGKPASHRGKGWEEVTEQAIRALVARGGPLVAILWGRDARSLKPLLGAVPAIESAHPSPLSARSGFFGSRPFSRANDLLTQQGANPVEWKLP; the protein is encoded by the coding sequence ATGACCGGTCGTCCATTACATGAAGTCGTCGAATCGGGGTGGGCAACCGCCCTGGAGCCGGTCGCCGAGCGCATCTCCGCGCTGGGCGACTTCCTCAGGCAAGAGATCGCCGAGGGCCGGCAATATCTCCCCGCGGGCGCGAACGTCCTGCGGGCGTTCCAGCAGCCGTTCGACCAGGTGCGCGTGCTCATCGTCGGGCAGGATCCCTATCCCACCCCCGGTCACGCCATCGGCCTGAGCTTCGCCGTCGCGCCGGACGTCCGCCCCCTGCCGGGCAGCCTGGTCAACATCTTCAAGGAGTACGCCGCCGACCTCGGCTACCCTCCCCCGTCCAACGGCGACCTGACTCCGTGGACCGACCAGGGCGTGCTGCTGCTCAACAGGGCGCTCACCGTCGCGCCCGGCAAGCCCGCCTCCCACCGGGGCAAGGGCTGGGAAGAGGTCACCGAGCAGGCCATCCGCGCGCTCGTCGCCCGCGGCGGCCCGCTGGTGGCCATCCTGTGGGGGCGTGACGCCCGGTCGCTCAAGCCCCTGCTCGGCGCGGTGCCGGCCATCGAGTCGGCCCACCCGAGCCCGCTGTCGGCGCGCAGCGGCTTCTTCGGCAGCCGCCCGTTCAGCCGCGCCAACGACCTGCTCACCCAGCAGGGGGCCAACCCCGTGGAGTGGAAGCTTCCCTGA
- a CDS encoding PadR family transcriptional regulator, with product MRLPLLALLAKEPAHGYELKQALEQIFGSAYPSPNIGQIYVTLGRLEKDGLVRGVDVEQSNRPNKKVYYCTAAGREALDEWVESPSEGPRVRDEFFMKLVLAPMTGMADRMALINRQRRHYLAIMRDLVELAERTDQDNRAAHLLIEGAMLHLQADLDWLERCQEELA from the coding sequence GTGCGGCTGCCGCTGCTGGCGCTCCTGGCGAAGGAACCTGCCCACGGGTACGAACTCAAACAGGCGCTTGAGCAGATCTTCGGCAGCGCCTATCCCTCTCCCAACATCGGGCAGATCTACGTCACGCTCGGCCGCCTGGAGAAGGACGGCCTGGTGCGCGGCGTGGACGTGGAGCAGTCCAACCGCCCGAACAAGAAGGTCTACTACTGCACCGCCGCGGGCCGCGAGGCCCTCGACGAGTGGGTCGAGTCGCCGTCCGAGGGGCCGAGGGTCAGGGACGAGTTCTTCATGAAGCTCGTGCTCGCCCCCATGACCGGCATGGCCGACCGCATGGCACTGATCAACCGGCAGCGCCGCCACTACCTCGCTATCATGCGCGATCTGGTAGAACTCGCCGAGCGGACCGACCAGGACAACCGCGCGGCGCACCTGCTGATCGAGGGCGCCATGCTGCACCTCCAGGCCGACCTCGACTGGCTGGAACGTTGCCAGGAAGAGCTCGCGTAG
- a CDS encoding carbohydrate ABC transporter permease: MTERLDGPQTPRGDGDVARGASPGPDETPQPPPPASSGAGGDDATNTVPPAAPARTTRSGNLGPSPKVALAFLVPAFVILGAWVVYPIIYSIVRSLYDANGDGFVGLGNYASIFSDSGTLTTIRNNLIWVVVAPSLVTALGLLFAVLTERVRWATAFKLVVFMPMAVSLLASGVIFRLVYEQDPDRGAANAIITSVHDVFASSSGYPGARPRENDQAPAVLDKGAVVTRQQAQPGAQVTIPLVGLKAEALPAQAAAAKPATTAPGELAGTVWLDFTPGGGTANRIDGDEKGMPDVTVEAVSGGQVKATTTTAADGTFHFSELPAGSYQLRLPRENFAQPFAGATWLGPTLITPAIIGAFIWVWAGFAMVLIAAGLSAIPRDALEAARIDGATEWQVFRRITIPLLSPVLLVVLVTMIINTLKVFDLVFVIAPGSAQPQANVIALEMWRVSFGGGGNQGLGSALAIFLLVLVLPFMAINIRRFRREQA; the protein is encoded by the coding sequence GTGACCGAACGGTTGGACGGCCCGCAGACCCCGCGCGGCGACGGCGACGTCGCCCGCGGGGCCTCCCCCGGACCGGACGAGACCCCCCAGCCACCGCCCCCGGCGTCCTCCGGCGCCGGCGGGGACGACGCCACGAACACCGTCCCGCCCGCCGCGCCGGCGAGGACCACCAGGTCGGGCAATCTCGGGCCCTCTCCCAAGGTGGCCCTGGCCTTCCTGGTCCCGGCGTTCGTCATCCTCGGCGCGTGGGTGGTCTACCCGATCATCTACTCGATCGTCCGCAGCCTGTACGACGCCAACGGCGACGGGTTCGTCGGCCTCGGCAACTACGCGTCCATCTTCAGCGACTCGGGCACGCTCACCACGATCAGGAACAACCTGATCTGGGTGGTCGTGGCGCCCAGCCTGGTCACCGCGCTCGGCCTGCTGTTCGCGGTGCTCACCGAGCGCGTCCGCTGGGCGACGGCGTTCAAGCTGGTCGTGTTCATGCCCATGGCGGTGTCGCTGCTGGCCTCCGGGGTCATCTTCCGGCTCGTCTACGAGCAGGACCCCGACCGGGGCGCGGCCAACGCGATCATCACCTCGGTGCACGACGTGTTCGCCTCCAGCAGCGGCTACCCGGGGGCGCGCCCGCGCGAGAACGACCAGGCGCCCGCCGTCCTGGACAAGGGCGCGGTCGTCACCCGCCAGCAGGCCCAGCCCGGCGCGCAGGTGACGATCCCGCTGGTCGGCCTGAAGGCCGAGGCCCTGCCCGCGCAGGCCGCCGCCGCCAAGCCCGCCACCACGGCGCCGGGCGAGCTGGCGGGAACGGTCTGGCTGGACTTCACCCCGGGCGGCGGCACGGCGAACCGGATCGACGGCGACGAGAAGGGGATGCCGGACGTCACCGTGGAGGCCGTCTCCGGCGGCCAGGTCAAGGCGACCACGACCACGGCGGCCGACGGCACCTTCCACTTCTCCGAGTTGCCCGCCGGGTCCTACCAGCTGCGGCTGCCGCGGGAGAACTTCGCCCAGCCGTTCGCGGGGGCGACCTGGCTCGGCCCCACGCTGATCACGCCGGCCATCATCGGCGCGTTCATCTGGGTGTGGGCCGGGTTCGCCATGGTGCTGATCGCGGCGGGCCTGTCGGCCATCCCGCGCGACGCGCTGGAGGCGGCCCGCATCGACGGCGCGACCGAGTGGCAGGTGTTCCGCCGCATCACCATCCCGCTGCTGTCGCCGGTGCTGCTCGTCGTGCTGGTGACGATGATCATCAACACCTTGAAGGTCTTCGACCTGGTGTTCGTCATCGCCCCCGGGTCCGCCCAGCCGCAGGCCAACGTGATCGCGCTGGAGATGTGGCGCGTCTCGTTCGGCGGCGGCGGCAACCAGGGACTCGGCAGCGCGCTCGCGATCTTCCTGCTCGTGCTCGTCCTGCCCTTCATGGCCATCAACATCCGGCGGTTCCGGAGGGAGCAGGCATGA
- a CDS encoding carbohydrate ABC transporter permease has translation MTTLTASPTSPTNPGAGSLRRGALSRVVDRVGGGLVQVVLIVLGLFWLVPTLGLLVVSLRADADNNSSGWWTVFAKPAQITFDNYSHLLSTGFTSSFWNTVAITVPATILVIGFAAMAAYAFAWIEFPGRDLLFLVVVALLVVPVQIALIPIAKMYGALGIFGTIPGVVLFHTAFGLPFAIFLLRNFFVGIPKELLEAARMDGAAEWKIFATVVFPLAKPAVASLGIFQFLWVWNDLLVALVFADTNAQPMTKALQSQMRQFGTNVDILAPGAFLSLIIPLVLFFAFQRYFVQGLLAGSVK, from the coding sequence ATGACGACGCTCACGGCGTCCCCCACCTCGCCCACGAACCCGGGTGCGGGGTCGCTCCGCCGCGGGGCGCTGTCCCGGGTCGTCGACCGGGTCGGGGGCGGGCTGGTCCAGGTCGTCCTCATCGTGCTCGGCCTGTTCTGGCTGGTCCCCACGCTGGGGCTGCTGGTGGTGTCGCTGCGCGCCGACGCCGACAACAACTCCAGCGGCTGGTGGACGGTGTTCGCCAAGCCGGCGCAGATCACGTTCGACAACTACTCCCACCTGCTGTCCACCGGCTTCACCTCGTCGTTCTGGAACACCGTGGCGATCACGGTGCCCGCGACGATCCTGGTCATCGGCTTCGCCGCCATGGCGGCCTACGCCTTCGCCTGGATCGAGTTCCCCGGGCGCGACCTGCTGTTCCTGGTGGTCGTGGCATTGCTGGTGGTGCCGGTCCAGATCGCGCTGATCCCGATCGCCAAGATGTACGGGGCGCTCGGGATCTTCGGCACGATCCCCGGCGTGGTGCTGTTCCACACGGCCTTCGGGCTCCCGTTCGCGATCTTCCTGTTGCGCAACTTCTTCGTCGGCATCCCCAAGGAGCTGCTGGAGGCCGCGCGCATGGACGGCGCCGCGGAGTGGAAGATCTTCGCGACCGTGGTGTTCCCGCTGGCCAAGCCCGCGGTCGCCTCACTCGGCATCTTCCAGTTCCTGTGGGTGTGGAACGACCTGCTGGTCGCGCTCGTGTTCGCCGACACCAACGCGCAGCCGATGACCAAGGCGCTGCAGTCCCAGATGCGCCAGTTCGGTACCAACGTGGACATCCTCGCGCCGGGAGCCTTCCTGTCGCTGATCATCCCCCTGGTGCTCTTCTTCGCGTTCCAGCGCTACTTCGTGCAGGGCCTGCTCGCGGGCTCGGTCAAGTAG
- the pgm gene encoding phosphoglucomutase (alpha-D-glucose-1,6-bisphosphate-dependent): MVHERAGKPAQASDLVDVPRLVTAYYALHPDPGRPEQRVSFGTSGHRGSSLDTAFNEDHIAATSQAICEYRARQGVDGPLFLGVDTHALSEPARVTALEVFAANGVTVLIDSRDGYTPTPAVSHAILTHNRGRASGLADGVVVTPSHNPPSDGGYKYNPPNGGPADTDATSWIQDRANTLIAEGLKEVRRVPYARALAADTTGRYDFLGSYVDDLPAVVDLDAVRGASVRIGADPLGGASVAYWGEIAERHRLDLTVVNPAVDPTWRFMTLDWDGKIRMDCSSPHAMASLIAGRSAYQVATGNDADADRHGIVTPDGGLLNPNHYLAVAISYLWNHRPGWPAGARVGKTMVSSGMIDRVAADLGRELHEVPVGFKWFVGGLLDGSLGFGGEESAGASFLRRDGSVWTTDKDGIILALLASEIVAVTGETPSELYAGLVGRFGAPAYARVDAPATRAQKAALARLSAEDVTAGTLAGEPVTDVRTAAPGNGAPLGGLKVSTESAWFAARPSGTEDVYKIYAESFQGPDHLALVQDEARTLVAAALRRAGA; this comes from the coding sequence ATGGTGCACGAGCGCGCCGGCAAGCCGGCGCAGGCGTCCGACCTGGTCGATGTGCCCCGTCTCGTGACGGCGTACTACGCCCTGCACCCCGACCCTGGCCGCCCGGAGCAGCGGGTGTCCTTCGGCACCTCGGGCCATCGCGGCTCCTCCCTCGACACGGCCTTCAACGAGGACCACATCGCGGCCACCAGCCAGGCCATCTGCGAGTACCGCGCCCGGCAGGGCGTGGACGGCCCGCTGTTCCTCGGCGTCGACACCCACGCGCTGTCGGAGCCCGCCCGGGTCACCGCGCTGGAGGTCTTCGCCGCCAACGGCGTCACCGTGCTCATCGACTCCCGGGACGGCTACACCCCGACCCCCGCGGTCTCCCACGCCATCCTCACCCACAACCGGGGCCGTGCCTCGGGCCTGGCGGACGGCGTCGTGGTGACGCCCTCCCACAACCCGCCCTCCGACGGCGGCTACAAGTACAACCCGCCGAACGGCGGCCCCGCCGACACCGACGCCACCTCCTGGATCCAGGACCGCGCGAACACGCTGATCGCCGAGGGGCTCAAGGAGGTCAGGCGCGTCCCCTACGCGCGGGCGCTCGCGGCCGACACCACCGGCCGGTACGACTTCCTCGGCTCCTACGTCGACGACCTGCCCGCCGTCGTCGACCTGGACGCGGTCCGCGGCGCCTCCGTGCGCATCGGGGCCGACCCCCTCGGCGGCGCGAGCGTCGCCTACTGGGGCGAGATCGCCGAGCGGCACCGCCTGGACCTCACCGTGGTCAACCCCGCCGTCGACCCGACCTGGCGGTTCATGACCCTGGACTGGGACGGCAAGATCCGCATGGACTGCTCGTCGCCGCACGCGATGGCGTCCCTGATCGCCGGCCGCTCGGCCTACCAGGTGGCCACCGGCAACGACGCCGACGCCGACCGGCACGGCATCGTCACCCCCGACGGCGGGCTGCTCAACCCCAACCACTACCTCGCCGTCGCCATCTCCTACCTGTGGAACCACCGCCCCGGCTGGCCGGCCGGCGCCCGGGTCGGCAAGACCATGGTGAGCAGCGGCATGATCGACCGGGTGGCCGCCGACCTCGGCCGCGAGCTGCATGAGGTGCCGGTCGGGTTCAAGTGGTTCGTCGGCGGGCTGCTCGACGGCTCGCTCGGCTTCGGCGGCGAGGAGAGCGCGGGCGCGTCGTTCCTGCGGCGCGACGGCTCGGTGTGGACCACCGACAAGGACGGCATCATCCTCGCCCTGCTGGCCTCCGAGATCGTCGCGGTGACCGGCGAGACCCCGAGCGAGCTGTACGCCGGGCTCGTGGGCCGGTTCGGCGCCCCCGCCTACGCCCGCGTCGACGCGCCCGCCACCCGCGCGCAGAAGGCCGCGCTGGCGCGGCTGTCCGCCGAGGACGTCACCGCGGGGACGCTCGCCGGAGAGCCGGTCACCGACGTGCGGACCGCGGCGCCCGGCAACGGCGCCCCGCTCGGCGGGCTCAAGGTGTCCACCGAGAGCGCCTGGTTCGCCGCGCGCCCGTCGGGCACCGAGGACGTCTACAAGATCTACGCCGAGTCGTTCCAGGGCCCCGACCACCTGGCCCTCGTGCAGGACGAGGCCCGCACGCTGGTCGCCGCGGCGCTGCGGCGCGCCGGGGCCTGA